In the genome of Bacteroidota bacterium, one region contains:
- a CDS encoding deoxynucleoside kinase: protein MQRKYTKVKYNYIVIEGNIGAGKTSLVKMIAEKFNAKTIFEQFADNPFLPKFYKNSERFSFPLELSFLAERYHQLKKDLSDRDLFKTFTISDYYFMKSLIFAKSTLADDEYKLFKNLFFIIYESLPKPDLYVYLHLPVEKLIENIKLRGRNYEQNIEANYLTNIQNGYFNYFNQQKYMKFLIIDKSNIDFVNSKTDFESIVDVIFNKDYSVGINRILI from the coding sequence TTGCAAAGAAAATACACAAAAGTGAAATACAACTACATAGTAATAGAAGGAAATATCGGAGCAGGAAAAACTTCGCTCGTGAAAATGATTGCTGAAAAATTTAATGCAAAAACAATTTTCGAACAATTTGCCGACAATCCTTTTCTTCCAAAGTTTTACAAAAATTCTGAGCGTTTTTCTTTTCCACTCGAGCTTTCATTTCTTGCCGAACGATATCATCAACTTAAAAAAGACCTCAGCGACAGAGATTTATTTAAAACATTTACAATTTCTGACTATTATTTTATGAAGTCGTTGATTTTTGCAAAATCAACACTTGCCGATGACGAATATAAATTATTTAAAAATCTATTTTTTATTATTTACGAATCGCTGCCAAAACCCGATTTGTATGTTTACCTACATTTGCCGGTAGAAAAGCTAATTGAAAATATAAAATTGCGAGGACGAAATTACGAGCAAAATATTGAAGCGAATTATCTAACAAATATTCAGAACGGATATTTCAATTATTTCAATCAGCAAAAATACATGAAATTCCTGATTATTGACAAATCAAATATTGATTTTGTTAATAGCAAAACTGATTTTGAAAGTATTGTTGATGTTATTTTCAATAAGGATTATTCTGTTGGGATTAATAGGATTCTAATTTAG